Proteins encoded together in one Sceloporus undulatus isolate JIND9_A2432 ecotype Alabama chromosome 4, SceUnd_v1.1, whole genome shotgun sequence window:
- the RNF114 gene encoding E3 ubiquitin-protein ligase RNF114, translated as MALAEASSRYPEGASAADPHRLDPLSRFTCPVCLEVFESPVRAPCGHVFCTPCIQECLKPKKPVCGVCRSTLTHGSRALDLEKQIEMTETTCNGCSKKMNLSKLRSHAAACSKYQNYIMEGVRAVTKDPQQDTRSIPNRFTFPCPYCSERNLDQEGLVEHCRKCHSMDAKRVVCPICASMPWGDPNYRSANFMEHLQRRHQFSYDTFVDYDADEDDMMAQVLLRSLRDQ; from the exons ATGGCGCTGGCGGAGGCGAGCTCTCGGTACCCAGAGGGAGCAAGCGCCGCTGACCCTCACCGCCTGGACCCGCTCTCCCGCTTCACCTGCCCCGTCTGCCTGGAGGTCTTCGAGAGCCCCGTGCGAGCCCCCTGCGGCCATGT cTTTTGCACACCATGCATTCAGGAATGTCTTAAGCCAAAAAAGCCAGTTTGTGGAGTTTGCCGCAGcaccctgactcatggcagcaGAGCTCTGGACTTGGAAAAGCAAATTGAAATGACAGAGACTACTTGCAATGGCTGCAGTAAAAAA ATGAACCTTTCCAAGCTGCGTAGCCATGCAGCTGCCTGTTCGAAATACCAGAATTACATTATGGAAGGTGTTCGAGCTGTGACTAAAGATCCACAACAAGATACCAG GAGCATTCCAAACAGATTCACATTTCCTTGCCCTTACTGCAGTGAGAGAAACCTGGACCAGGAAGGATTGGTAGAACATTGTAGAAAGTGTCACAGCATGGATGCAAAGCGAGTG GTTTGTCCAATTTGTGCATCAATGCCATGGGGTGATCCAAACTATAGAAGTGCTAATTTCATGGAACATCTTCAGCGACGACATCAGTTTTCTTATGATACTTTTGTG GATTATGATGCTGATGAAGATGATATGATGGCTCAAGTTCTGCTGCGCTCCTTAAGAGAtcaatga